Proteins from one Setaria italica strain Yugu1 chromosome V, Setaria_italica_v2.0, whole genome shotgun sequence genomic window:
- the LOC101754222 gene encoding molybdate transporter 2, which produces MASAAGDPLLPPGGSGRRLGFLPSSVHLKTSVWSELGGAVGDLGTYIPIVLALSLASHLDLGTTLIFTALYNFSTGLLFGIPMPVQPMKSIAAVALSSAHLTIPQIMSAGLSVAAVLLFLGATGLMTCLYRLLPLPVVRGIQLSQGLSFAFTAVKYIRYVQDFSHSSSASTAVARPLLGLDGLVLALAALLFIILATGSGDDEEVSSDGTIRRRRSCSRVPAALIVFALGLLLCFVRDPSIVQGLRFGPAPLRIVKITWDDFKIGFWEGAVPQLPLSVLNSVIAVCKLSSDLFPERAELSPARVSVSVGLMNFVGCWFGAMPCCHGAGGLAGQYRFGGRSGASVVFLAIGKLALGLVFGNSFVTILGQFPIGILGVMLLFSGVELAMASRDMGTKEESFVMLICAGVSLTGSSAALGFISGIVLYLLLRLRDVDYRGLLGRWGAGRRQTGNKAGGDGDEDA; this is translated from the coding sequence AtggcgtccgccgccggcgacccgcTCCTCCCCCCCGGGGGCAGCGGACGCCGCCTCGGgttcctcccctcctccgtccATCTCAAGACCTCCGTCTGGTCCGAGCtgggcggcgcggtgggcgaCCTGGGCACCTACATCCCCATCGTGCTCGCGCTGTCGCTGGCGTCGCACCTCGACCTCGGCACCACGCTCATCTTCACCGCGCTCTACAACTTCTCCACGGGCCTGCTCTTCGGCATCCCGATGCCCGTGCAGCCCATGAAGTCCATCGCCGCTGTCGCGCTCTCCTCGGCGCACCTCACCATCCCGCAGATCATGTCCGCGGGGCTGTcggtcgccgccgtcctgctctTCCTCGGCGCTACGGGCCTCATGACCTGCCTCTaccgcctcctcccgctccccGTCGTGCGCGGCATCCAGCTCTCGCAGGGGCTCTCCTTCGCCTTCACCGCCGTCAAGTACATACGCTACGTCCAGGACTTCTCCCACTCGTCCtctgcctccaccgccgtggCGCGCCCGCTCCTCGGCCTCGACGGCCTGGTCCTCGCGCTCGCGGCGCTGCTGTTCATCATCCTCGCCACCGgctccggcgacgacgaggaagtCTCCAGCGACGGcacgatccgccgccgccgctcctgcagCCGCGTCCCGGCGGCGCTCATCGTGTTCGCGCTCGGCCTGCTGCTCTGCTTCGTGCGTGACCCGTCGATTGTGCAGGGCCTTCGTTTTGGGCCGGCGCCGCTGCGGATCGTCAAGATCACCTGGGACGATTTCAAGATCGGGTTCTGGGAAGGCGCGGTGCCGCAGCTCCCGCTGTCCGTGCTGAACTCGGTGATCGCCGTGTGCAAGCTCTCGTCGGACCTGTTCCCCGAACGGGCCGAGCTCTCCCCGGCGAGGGTGTCGGTGAGCGTCGGCCTCATGAACTTCGTCGGCTGCTGGTTCGGCGCCATGCCGTGCTGCCACGGCGCGGGCGGACTGGCGGGGCAGTACCGTTTcggcggccggagcggagcGTCCGTGGTGTTCCTGGCCATCGGCAAGCTGGCGCTCGGCCTCGTGTTCGGCAACTCGTTCGTGACGATCCTCGGGCAGTTCCCCATCGGGATACTGGGCGTCATGCTGCTCTTCTCTGGGGTCGAGCTCGCCATGGCGTCGCGCGACATGGGCACGAAGGAGGAGTCCTTCGTCATGCTCATCTGCGCCGGCGTGTCGCTCACGGGCTCGAGCGCCGCACTGGGGTTCATCTCGGGAATTGTTTTGTACTTGCTGCTGCGCCTCCGAGACGTCGACTACCGAGGGCTGCTCGGTCGTTGGGGCGCTGGCCGGCGGCAAACCGGGAACAAAGCTGGAGGAGACGGTGACGAAGATGCTTGA